The proteins below come from a single Parafrankia discariae genomic window:
- the rpsI gene encoding 30S ribosomal protein S9, which translates to MAVVTDAQGNPRATGRRKEAVVRVRLIPGTGNWTLNGRKLEEYFPNKVHQQLVNEPLKTLEKAESYDVVARLHGGGVSGQAGALRLAIARALLIVDEEARPTLKKAGFLTRDARVKERKKYGLKKARKAPQYSKR; encoded by the coding sequence GTGGCTGTCGTGACCGACGCCCAGGGCAATCCCCGTGCTACCGGGCGGCGCAAGGAGGCGGTCGTCCGGGTGCGCCTGATCCCGGGCACCGGCAACTGGACCCTCAACGGGCGCAAGCTCGAGGAGTACTTCCCCAACAAGGTGCATCAGCAGCTCGTGAACGAGCCGCTGAAGACCCTGGAGAAGGCTGAGTCCTACGACGTGGTGGCCCGCCTGCACGGCGGTGGCGTCTCCGGCCAGGCCGGCGCGCTGCGCCTGGCCATCGCCCGGGCGCTGCTCATCGTCGACGAGGAGGCGCGCCCCACTCTGAAGAAGGCGGGCTTCCTCACCCGGGACGCCCGGGTGAAGGAGCGGAAGAAGTACGGCCTGAAGAAGGCCCGTAAGGCGCCTCAGTACAGCAAGCGCTGA
- the glmM gene encoding phosphoglucosamine mutase — protein sequence MARLFGTDGVRGVANADLTAELALALASAAVEEVADRGTPPPGPVDGVPVARSANADGIDHRPLVVVGRDTRPSGEFLEAAVVAGLARAGADVTRIGVVPTPAVSYVVAATGADLGVMLSASHNPMPDNGIKLFAAGGLKLPDDVEDAIERRMTAPAARRPTAAAVGRVRDDSTLVDGYVDHLLATLPGGPGGLRGLRVVVDCAQGAASDLAPRVLRAAGADVIALHADGDGLRINDRSGATHLDSLCDAVLAHGADAGIAHDGDADRCLAVDSTGEIVDGDQILALCALALAERGELERGTVVVTVMSNLGFHHAMRDAGIDVVTTPVGDRYVLEAMRSGAYSLGGEQSGHVVFLRHAGTGDGLLTALQILGRMAETSQPLHELAKVMTRLPQVLVNVRGVDRARAESSDELRAAVADAEAELGGTGRVLLRPSGTEPLVRVMVEAPTDELARDVAGRLADVVQRALR from the coding sequence GTGGCGAGGCTTTTCGGCACCGACGGCGTCCGCGGTGTCGCGAACGCCGACCTGACGGCGGAGCTGGCGCTCGCGCTGGCGTCCGCCGCGGTGGAGGAGGTCGCGGACCGCGGCACCCCGCCGCCCGGTCCGGTGGACGGCGTGCCGGTCGCCCGGTCCGCGAACGCCGACGGGATCGACCACCGGCCGCTCGTCGTCGTGGGGCGGGACACCCGCCCCTCCGGTGAGTTCCTCGAGGCCGCGGTCGTGGCAGGTCTGGCCCGCGCGGGCGCGGACGTCACCCGGATCGGGGTCGTGCCGACCCCCGCGGTGTCCTACGTGGTCGCCGCGACCGGCGCGGACCTGGGCGTGATGCTCTCCGCGAGCCACAACCCGATGCCCGACAACGGGATCAAGCTGTTCGCCGCGGGCGGGCTGAAGCTGCCGGACGACGTCGAGGACGCCATCGAGCGCCGGATGACCGCCCCGGCGGCGCGCCGTCCGACGGCGGCCGCGGTCGGGCGGGTCCGCGACGACAGCACGCTCGTGGACGGGTACGTCGACCACCTGCTGGCGACCCTGCCCGGCGGCCCTGGTGGGCTGCGCGGCCTGCGGGTCGTCGTGGACTGCGCCCAGGGCGCCGCCTCCGACCTCGCCCCGCGGGTCCTGCGCGCCGCCGGCGCCGACGTCATCGCGCTGCACGCGGACGGTGACGGCCTGCGCATCAACGACCGGTCCGGGGCGACCCATCTCGACAGCCTGTGCGACGCCGTCCTGGCGCACGGCGCCGACGCCGGCATCGCCCACGACGGCGACGCCGACCGTTGCCTGGCCGTGGACTCCACCGGCGAGATCGTCGACGGTGACCAGATCCTCGCGCTCTGCGCGCTGGCACTCGCCGAGCGCGGCGAGCTCGAGCGCGGCACCGTCGTCGTCACCGTGATGTCGAATCTCGGCTTCCACCACGCCATGCGCGACGCCGGCATCGACGTGGTCACCACCCCGGTCGGGGACCGCTACGTCCTGGAGGCCATGCGCTCCGGTGCCTACTCGCTCGGCGGGGAACAGAGCGGGCACGTGGTCTTCCTCCGCCACGCCGGCACCGGCGACGGGCTGCTCACCGCCCTGCAGATCCTCGGCCGGATGGCGGAGACCAGCCAGCCGCTGCACGAGCTGGCGAAGGTGATGACCCGGCTGCCGCAGGTCCTGGTGAACGTCCGCGGCGTCGACCGGGCGCGCGCGGAGAGCTCCGACGAGCTGCGGGCCGCGGTGGCCGACGCCGAGGCGGAGCTGGGCGGGACCGGCCGGGTCCTGCTGCGGCCGTCCGGCACCGAGCCGCTGGTGCGGGTGATGGTCGAGGCGCCGACGGACGAGCTGGCCCGGGACGTCGCCGGTCGGCTCGCCGACGTCGTGCAGCGCGCCCTGCGCTGA
- the rplM gene encoding 50S ribosomal protein L13: MRTYQPKPADVQRAWHIIDATDVVLGRLASQAAQLLRGKNKPYFAPHIDTGDFVVIINAGKVAMTGNKREQAKYHRHSGFPGGLRSTSYGELLDTRPHVIVERAIHGMLPHNRLGRAQGSKLKVYAGPTHPHQAQQPVPYEIKQVAQ, encoded by the coding sequence GTGCGCACGTACCAGCCCAAGCCCGCGGACGTACAGCGCGCGTGGCACATCATCGATGCCACCGACGTCGTGCTCGGTCGGCTGGCCAGCCAGGCGGCCCAGCTCCTGCGCGGCAAGAACAAGCCGTACTTCGCCCCGCACATCGACACGGGCGACTTCGTAGTGATCATCAACGCCGGCAAGGTCGCGATGACCGGCAACAAGCGCGAGCAGGCCAAGTACCACCGGCACTCGGGCTTCCCGGGTGGTCTGCGCAGCACGTCCTACGGCGAGCTGCTCGACACGCGTCCCCACGTGATCGTCGAGCGGGCGATCCATGGGATGCTGCCGCACAACCGGCTCGGCCGCGCGCAGGGCAGCAAGCTGAAGGTGTACGCGGGCCCGACTCACCCGCACCAGGCGCAGCAGCCCGTCCCGTACGAGATCAAGCAGGTCGCGCAGTAG